In the Mytilus galloprovincialis chromosome 10, xbMytGall1.hap1.1, whole genome shotgun sequence genome, one interval contains:
- the LOC143049304 gene encoding uncharacterized protein LOC143049304 yields MEHNGAERVNMAIATLRNDLLEMRNQDVQLMKQLLHINVTIQKMTNKRRCQVITPCTNNHIPKRQQSVPPFMWLHKDNIGSSSSSEDISEDISDYSDTEDETFSKSNGFPLRNSIVSILPLSDNEGDESSDEEILKTNIKLWKFSRSHDND; encoded by the exons ATGGAGCATAATGGTGCGGAAAGAGTAAATATGGCTATTGCTACCCTACGCAATGATTTG CTTGAGATGAGAAATCAAGATGTACAACTAATGAAACAGCTATTACATATCAATGTAACGATACAGAAAATGACCAATAAAAGACGTTGTCAGGTGATAACACCATGTACCAATAATCATATACCAAAACGCCAACAAAGTGTGCCACCTTTTATGTGGCTTCACAAGGACAACATTGGATCTAGTTCAAGCTCTGAAG ACATTTCAGAAGACATAAGTGATTATTCCGATACAGAAGATGAAACATTTTCCAAATCCAATGGTTTTCCGTTACGTAATAGCATAGTCTCTATTCTTCCTTTGAGTGACAATGAAGGCGATGAAAGTTCAGATGAAGAGATTCTTAagacaaatataaaattatggaAATTCTCCAGGTCTCACGATAATGAT